A part of Anolis sagrei isolate rAnoSag1 chromosome 3, rAnoSag1.mat, whole genome shotgun sequence genomic DNA contains:
- the TMSB4X gene encoding thymosin beta-4 produces the protein MSDKPDMAEIEKFDKSKLKKTETQEKNPLPSKETIEQEKQAGES, from the exons ATGTCTGACAAACCCGATATGGCTGAAATTGAGAAATTCGACAAGTCTAAGTTGAAGAAGACAGAAACGCAAGAGAAAAACCCATTGCCTTCAAAAGAAA CGATTGAACAGGAGAAACAAGCGGGTGAATCGTAA